A single Molothrus aeneus isolate 106 chromosome 9, BPBGC_Maene_1.0, whole genome shotgun sequence DNA region contains:
- the CCN1 gene encoding CCN family member 1 gives MGSAGTRPALAAALLCLARLALGSPCPAVCQCPAAAPQCAPGVGLVPDGCGCCKVCAKQLNEDCSRSQPCDHTKGLECNFGASPAALKGICRAQSEGRPCEYNSKIYQNGESFQPNCKHQCTCIDGAVGCIPLCPQELSLPNLGCSSPRLVKVPGQCCEEWVCDESKDALEELEGFFSEEFGPDDSEGELTRNNELIAIVKGGLKMLPVFGSEPQSRTFENPKCIVQTTSWSQCSKTCGTGISTRVTNDNPDCKLIKETRICEVRPCGQPSYASLKKGKKCTKTRKSPSLVKFTYAGCSSVKKYRPKYCGSCVDGRCCTPQQTRTVKVRFRCDDGETFTKSVMMIQSCRCSYNCPHASEAYPYYRLVNDIHKFRD, from the exons ATGGGCTCCGCGGGCACCCGGCCCGCTCTGGCGGCCGCTCTCCTCTGCCTGGCCCGCCTG GCTCTGGGCTCGCCTTGCCCCGCCGTGTGCCAGTGCCCGGCGGCCGCGCCGCAGTGCGCCCCGGGCGTGGGGCTGGTGCCGGACGGCTGCGGCTGCTGCAAGGTCTGCGCCAAGCAACTGAACGAGGACTGCAGCCGATCGCAGCCCTGCGACCACACCAAGGGGCTAGAGTGCAACTTCGGGGCCAGCCCCGCCGCCCTGAAGGGCATCTGCAGAG cacagtcCGAGGGAAGACCGTGTGAATATAACTCCAAAATCTACCAGAACGGCGAGAGCTTCCAGCCGAACTGTAAACACCAGTGTACGTGCATAGATGGAGCTGTGGGCTGCATCCCGCTCTGCCCGCAGGAGCTCTCTCTTCCCaacctgggctgctccagccccaggctggtCAAAGTCCCCGGGCAGTGCTGCGAGGAGTGGGTCTGTGACGAAAGCAAGGATgcactggaggagctggaaggcTTTTTCAGCGAAGAGTTTGGTCCGGATGATTCCGAAGGCGAATTAACCAGGAACAATGAGCTAATTGCCATTGTGAAGGGAGGCCTGAAAATGCTACCCG TTTTTGGATCCGAGCCACAAAGCCGAACTTTTGAGAATCCCAAATGCATCGTGCAAACAACCTCTTGGTCCCAGTGCTCAAAGACGTGTGGAACTGGCATCTCCACCAGGGTGACAAATGACAATCCTGACTGCAAACTCATCAAAGAGACCAGGATATGTGAAGTGAGGCCATGTGGCCAGCCCAGCTATGCCTCCCTAAAG aagggaaagaaatgtaCCAAGACAAGGAAGTCCCCCTCCCTGGTGAAGTTTACTTACGCTGGCTGTTCCAGTGTGAAGAAGTACCGGCCCAAGTACTGCGGCTCCTGCGTGGATGGCAGGTGCTGCACACCCCAGCAGACCAGGACTGTCAAGGTCAGGTTCCGCTGTGATGATGGGGAAACCTTCACCAAGAGTGTCATGATGATCCAGTCCTGCCGCTGCAGCTACAACTGCCCACATGCCAGTGAAGCCTATCCCTACTACAGACTAGTCAACGACATTCATAAATTTAGGGACTAA